A genomic segment from Balneola sp. encodes:
- a CDS encoding ThuA domain-containing protein — translation MKKTILLSLAGAFLLSITAYAQPQFKALLFTKTDGWHHRSINEGVDAIRYLGERHQFQVDWEEMAWRFTDENLEQYDVIIFLSTTGDVLNDEQQAAMERFIQSGKGFVGIHAASDTEYEWEWFTQLVGRMFVIHPANQTARLYVEDRNFPGMERLPDSFLFTDEWYTFTEEKVEGLNYLLTIDEDSYDPSADWGEKKSDGMGDFHPISWYHEFDGGRSFYTAMGHMEKTYDDWLFLDHLFGGIYWAATGKGIPGDE, via the coding sequence ATGAAAAAGACCATTCTTCTTTCACTAGCAGGAGCATTCCTTCTATCAATTACTGCTTATGCCCAACCTCAATTCAAAGCCTTATTATTTACTAAGACAGATGGATGGCATCATCGCTCCATTAACGAAGGGGTGGATGCAATCCGTTATTTGGGAGAACGGCATCAATTTCAGGTAGATTGGGAAGAAATGGCTTGGAGGTTTACAGATGAAAACCTTGAACAGTACGATGTAATCATCTTTTTGAGCACAACAGGAGATGTACTAAATGATGAGCAACAAGCGGCTATGGAGCGGTTCATTCAATCAGGAAAAGGATTTGTTGGTATACATGCTGCATCAGATACCGAATATGAATGGGAATGGTTTACCCAGCTTGTAGGTCGGATGTTTGTAATTCACCCGGCAAATCAGACGGCAAGATTATACGTCGAAGACCGGAACTTCCCAGGGATGGAGCGTTTGCCCGATTCTTTCTTATTTACCGATGAGTGGTACACCTTCACAGAAGAAAAGGTAGAAGGGCTAAACTATTTGCTTACCATCGATGAAGATTCTTATGACCCAAGTGCAGACTGGGGTGAAAAGAAAAGTGACGGAATGGGCGACTTTCACCCTATTTCCTGGTATCACGAATTTGACGGGGGTCGTTCTTTCTATACAGCAATGGGTCATATGGAAAAAACCTATGATGATTGGTTATTTCTGGATCATTTATTTGGGGGGATATACTGGGCTGCTACCGGGAAGGGAATACCGGGCGATGAATGA
- a CDS encoding gamma-glutamylcyclotransferase yields MNSYIFVYGLLKSTYENEPAKFIRKNCSLLGEGYFPGQLIDIGSYPGALYEEDSEMNVYGEVYKIEKNEAELVAYLDHFEGVGKQFEQPNEYVREVIPVQMGDTELKASCYLYNWSIKGKTVVESGRYENKDGTR; encoded by the coding sequence ATGAATTCATACATCTTCGTTTACGGCCTGCTCAAGTCCACATATGAGAATGAACCAGCAAAGTTCATTCGTAAGAATTGCTCTTTGTTAGGAGAAGGTTATTTCCCCGGACAACTAATTGATATAGGAAGTTATCCGGGTGCTCTTTATGAAGAAGATTCAGAGATGAATGTTTATGGAGAGGTTTATAAAATCGAGAAAAATGAAGCGGAACTGGTTGCATATCTGGATCATTTCGAAGGAGTTGGAAAACAGTTTGAGCAACCCAACGAGTATGTTCGTGAAGTCATCCCTGTTCAAATGGGTGATACCGAATTAAAGGCTTCCTGCTACCTGTACAACTGGTCGATTAAGGGAAAAACAGTTGTTGAAAGTGGTCGATACGAGAATAAGGATGGAACGAGATAG
- the azu gene encoding azurin — MNIILSVLMLLFVSNTAISNNEVPVSSNDKVEITIEGTDQMKFNLSEIKVKEGDTIVLTLKHVGQLPKAAMGHNWVLLAQGTDVATYATKAIRARDTEYIPEGDEAIAYTSLIGGGEETTIEFTAPAAGEYTFICSFPGHYALMQGKLIVE, encoded by the coding sequence ATGAATATTATTTTATCTGTGCTGATGCTTCTTTTTGTAAGTAATACAGCCATTTCTAATAACGAGGTACCTGTTTCTTCTAACGACAAAGTAGAAATCACAATTGAAGGAACAGATCAAATGAAGTTCAACCTTTCCGAAATTAAAGTGAAAGAAGGAGACACCATTGTTCTTACTCTAAAACATGTTGGACAACTCCCTAAAGCAGCTATGGGCCATAACTGGGTTCTACTGGCACAAGGAACTGATGTAGCTACTTATGCTACTAAAGCAATTAGAGCAAGAGACACTGAGTACATCCCTGAAGGTGACGAAGCAATCGCATATACATCTTTGATTGGTGGTGGTGAAGAAACTACCATCGAATTTACAGCACCTGCTGCCGGAGAGTATACCTTCATTTGCAGCTTCCCCGGACACTATGCATTAATGCAGGGAAAGCTTATTGTTGAATAA